A genomic segment from Bacillus rossius redtenbacheri isolate Brsri chromosome 5, Brsri_v3, whole genome shotgun sequence encodes:
- the LOC134532339 gene encoding uncharacterized protein LOC134532339 — translation MPKEWEPNLQRSDLEALLGEEVIEYKSSNLTSLGDNYGSTMLAVSVTTQSGKELSLVAKMFPRSKMAQEHFQCPLSMRKEIDMYMLVSPVLDKIQEEHSVPLSERLQILCSCPGARLTLKGYNNEPLADYNSVLLLENLKSQGYRTGDRVAGLDLKHTEMVIKYLARFHATTLAVKLQKPDVFSRTVLKACEAFKIRWLTKEKDEVRVLTFVESLRIIPICQQNIDILKEHARKYVEYSHNDTIETPKQPFATIVHNDLWTNNIMFKYSSEEESEPLDVKMLDFQVVRYGSPISDVIFFLSTSTEKGIVSQYLDNILKLYHDSFTHWLTKLGCDPNILTLTEFQEEVNTVAPSEVMHILLWLFPITLHKDQEYSMYSPPNQKRQLNKDFFEKVSELVTEFSKRNWLLNL, via the coding sequence ATGCCGAAAGAGTGGGAACCAAACCTGCAAAGATCTGATTTGGAAGCACTTCTTGGCGAAGAAGTCATTGAGTATAAATCATCAAACCTTACTTCGTTGGGAGACAACTATGGGAGTACAATGCTCGCAGTCAGCGTGACCACGCAGTCAGGGAAAGAGTTGAGTCTGGTGGCCAAGATGTTCCCTAGGTCAAAAATGGCCCAGGAGCACTTTCAATGTCCTCTGTCCATGAGGAAAGAGATAGATATGTACATGCTCGTGAGCCCAGTGTTAGACAAGATTCAAGAAGAGCACTCTGTGCCACTATCTGAGAGGCTGCAGATATTGTGCAGCTGTCCAGGTGCGCGGTTAACGCTTAAAGGGTACAACAATGAACCACTTGCTGATTATAATTCTGTCCTGCTTCTGGAGAACTTGAAATCGCAGGGATACCGCACAGGAGACCGAGTCGCTGGCCTCGATCTGAAACACACGGAGATGGTGATTAAGTACCTGGCCCGATTCCATGCCACTACGTTAGCTGTTAAGTTGCAAAAACCAGATGTGTTTAGCAGAACAGTGCTGAAGGCGTGTGAAGCATTTAAAATAAGGTGGTTGACAAAAGAAAAAGATGAGGTTCGTGTACTGACGTTTGTTGAATCGTTGCGAATAATTCCTATTTGCCAACAGAATATTGACATTCTCAAAGAACATGCAAGAAAATATGTAGAATATTCACATAATGACACGATTGAAACACCTAAACAACCTTTCGCGACAATAGTGCACAATGATTTGTGGACAAATAACATTATGTTTAAATATAGTTCTGAAGAAGAGAGTGAGCCATTAGATGTTAAAATGCTAGATTTCCAAGTGGTTCGTTACGGATCACCAATATCGgatgtaatatttttcttgtctACAAGTACCGAAAAAGGTATTGTCTCTCAGTATTTGGACAATATTTTGAAACTTTACCACGACAGTTTTACTCACTGGTTAACAAAGTTGGGCTGTGACCCAAATATATTAACTTTAACTGAGTTTCAGGAAGAAGTGAATACTGTTGCCCCTTCTGAAGTAATGCACATACTTCTTTGGTTGTTTCCAATTACTCTCCACAAAGACCAAGAATATAGTATGTATTCGCCTCCTAACCAAAAACGTCAGCTTAACAAAGACTTTTTTGAAAAAGTTAGTGAATTAGTAACAGAATTTTCAAAGAGAAACTGGCTTTTGaatttatag